From one Microbulbifer sp. A4B17 genomic stretch:
- a CDS encoding amidohydrolase family protein yields MSGEKLRGDSMRLACIVVCLMLIACERDEKTVLSGSPTFEPAQLILKNAYIYTVDPARSIASAMAIRDGRIVYVGTEHGVNKYIGVQTQINDLKGRLVLPGFIQSISNSTDYSGLDLFPFQSIEGYQNKIQDYILNNPEAQMVVGRGWRMEVFGAGEPHKAILDQINDLIPIIMFSADQSYVWTNSEAIAAAGIDMNTQSSTENLIKKSEDGIPVGLFQGRKAVNIFNNLIPEKPVKEEYLDIGDLEEFVIPRGVTTLYTVYIPFYESENKTQEYKKYMSSKDLDVRIRASVRVPIDISPERFKLLRNYADNISSDNFKINAISIVMPATGLTNSHSAQNQLGLTLKDASVILADLFSQANSHKFQVHFSVPVEDYSEGILKDQLDKLIKNDQQGLRNIISNIPEGLLDALLVRENTAAIIYENKMPTYNVDKLIGSGSSVMRNKILYFAGNRRLDGQAEKLNGVRGPISIIHTGTMYKVPVETMIQMLTIRGAYANHLEKETGSLEVGKWADFIILDRNLLKINPDEIYKTKVLKTYYKGRLVY; encoded by the coding sequence ATGAGTGGTGAAAAGCTGAGAGGTGATTCTATGCGCTTGGCATGTATTGTTGTCTGCCTGATGCTGATAGCCTGTGAGCGGGATGAAAAGACCGTGCTCTCGGGTTCTCCCACCTTTGAACCCGCCCAGCTTATTTTAAAGAATGCTTATATTTACACTGTCGACCCAGCAAGAAGTATCGCCTCGGCAATGGCGATTCGCGATGGTCGTATCGTCTATGTGGGTACTGAACATGGAGTGAATAAGTATATCGGAGTACAAACTCAGATTAATGATTTGAAAGGAAGGTTAGTACTGCCCGGTTTCATCCAGTCAATTTCAAATAGTACTGATTATAGTGGTTTGGATTTGTTTCCATTTCAATCAATTGAAGGCTATCAAAATAAAATACAGGACTACATTCTCAATAACCCTGAGGCCCAAATGGTCGTCGGTCGTGGTTGGCGAATGGAAGTATTTGGTGCAGGGGAGCCTCATAAAGCAATACTGGATCAGATTAATGATTTAATTCCAATTATTATGTTTTCAGCCGATCAATCTTATGTATGGACCAATTCTGAGGCTATAGCGGCGGCTGGCATAGATATGAATACACAGAGTTCGACTGAGAATCTAATAAAGAAAAGTGAAGATGGAATACCTGTTGGTTTATTCCAGGGCAGAAAAGCAGTAAATATTTTTAATAATTTAATACCGGAAAAGCCGGTGAAAGAGGAGTACCTTGATATTGGCGATCTTGAGGAATTTGTCATTCCTAGGGGGGTTACAACTTTATACACAGTTTATATTCCTTTTTATGAATCTGAAAATAAAACTCAAGAATATAAAAAATATATGTCTTCAAAAGATTTAGATGTACGTATTAGGGCATCTGTAAGAGTCCCTATAGATATATCTCCGGAACGGTTTAAATTGCTCAGAAATTATGCCGATAATATTTCTTCAGATAACTTTAAAATTAATGCGATTAGTATCGTGATGCCAGCCACTGGCTTAACTAATAGCCATTCAGCCCAAAATCAGTTGGGACTAACGCTAAAAGATGCCTCTGTGATACTCGCCGATCTATTTTCTCAAGCAAATTCTCACAAATTCCAGGTGCACTTTAGTGTTCCTGTAGAGGACTACAGCGAAGGTATATTAAAAGATCAGCTTGATAAGCTAATAAAAAACGACCAACAAGGATTGCGTAATATTATATCGAATATCCCTGAAGGTTTGCTGGATGCTTTGTTAGTTCGGGAGAATACGGCAGCAATTATTTATGAGAATAAGATGCCAACCTATAATGTTGATAAACTAATAGGAAGTGGAAGTTCTGTAATGAGAAATAAAATTTTATATTTTGCGGGCAACAGGAGGCTAGATGGTCAGGCAGAAAAGTTAAATGGAGTGCGAGGTCCAATTTCTATAATACATACTGGAACCATGTATAAAGTGCCTGTTGAAACCATGATTCAAATGCTCACAATTCGAGGAGCGTATGCTAATCATTTGGAAAAGGAGACCGGAAGTCTAGAAGTGGGAAAGTGGGCTGATTTTATCATTTTGGATAGAAATTTATTAAAAATAAATCCAGATGAAATTTATAAAACTAAAGTATTGAAGACCTACTATAAAGGCAGGCTGGTATATTAA